DNA from Phocoena phocoena chromosome 1, mPhoPho1.1, whole genome shotgun sequence:
GGTCTTCATCTTCCGCGTGCTGGTGTAGGTGGTGGCGGCCGAGGAGCTGTGGGATGATGAGCAAAAGGGCTTCATCTGCAACACCCGCCAGCCGGGCTGCGCCAACATCTGCTACAATGAGTTGTTCCCCGTGTCCCACGTGCGCCTCTGGGCCCTGCAGCTCATCCCAGTCATGTGTCCCTCACTGCTCGTGGTCATGCGTGTGGTCTACCACCAGGAGCGCAAGCGGAAGCACCGCCTGAAGCACGGGCCCGACATCCCATTCCTATACAACAACCTGGACAAGAATCGGGGCGGGCTCTGGTGGACAGACCTGCTGAGTCTCCTCGTCAAGGCGGCCGTCGACTCTGGCTTCCTCTACATCTTTCAGCGCCTCTACCAGGACTATGACATGCCCCACGTGGTGGCCTGCTCCGAGTTGCCATGACCCCGCACTGCGGACTGCTACATCTCCCGGCCCGCGGGGAAGAAGGTCTTCACGCACTTCATGGTGGCCGCAGCCATGCTCAACCTCAGTGAGGTCACCCACCCGGTGGGCAAGAGGTGCCTGGAGACCCTTGGCTCCAGATGCCGGGGGTCTCAGCGCTGGACTCACCTGCCTGAGACATGCCCACCATATGCCCTCTCCCAGGGGGAGCACCCCAGGATGGGAACTCTGTCCTAATGAAGGCTGGATCGAGCACAGTGGATGCAGGTGAGTATCCATAACTGGTGAGGTCAGCAGCTGAGACCACCAGAGCCTCTGCCTGCTCCCTAAGGCCACGGCAGGGCAGGTGAGGAACGTGGGTGTGGAGCTCAGGAGACCCATCCAGAGGCTAATGCTGGGAAGCAAATTGGTCTCTGGGTCCTCAGCCCCAGGGAAGGAAGGTTGATGGCTGGAGGGGATTTTATATATGGTGATAGGGTATGTCAAACCCTTAATAAATATGATTTTCTCAGTGTTTTGCAGACCAGGGAGGGAGTGATGGGAAGGAAAGCAGGGGGGTTCACAATGGACCTTGGAGAGGAGGCCAAGACCACTCAGTGGGCCTCTGAGCCCTAGAACCTCAGATCCAGGTTtacccatcacacacacacacacacacacaggcacaccacactcacacacccacaccacacacagagCATGCCCCCAGGACGTGGTGGGAAGCCCAGAGGCTGACCCAGGGGTCTCTGGACTCTGCAACCAGCTGGTCAAAGCAGGAGGGGAGGGACCCCAGGAGACCCTGTGCCAGCATGAGTTGGTTCTCAGTGAGTGTCACTCATATGAGTGCACATGGCTCCCCCATTCCGGCCTCCCAAACCCTGCCCAGCACAGGTCCCCAGAGGTAAGTCCCTTGGAGGGTAGGAGAGGCAGGCAGTCTGCCAGTGTGTCTAGGAGGCCCACGGCCACAGGCCAGGGACCCACGGACAGCATCCAAGCTAACGGGCCCCTCACAGATCCTCAAGGATGAGGAACTTCCCTTCTCTTTACTGGCTACACAATCCCTCATCCTCCCCTATACACACCACTCAGACCTTGACAACGGCCAAAACCAGCCTAGACTTGCCCTGAGTCCCAGAACACACACAAATGGCTCATGGGACAACCATCTGGGAGACCCCCAGGCATCTCCCACTCGGCAACCCCCAAACTGACCACATCATCTTCCCCAAACCTGCCCTCCTCAAGGATCACTACCCCGCCCCCATGAATAACACCGCCATCCGCCCAATTGTCTAAGCCAGGAGCTAGCCTGACATCCTCATCTCCGCCCCATCTCCCAGCCCCTCACACCCCACCTCCCAGTACAGCAGCAAATCCCACTAATTTCAACCCCTAAATGTTTCCTGAATCtacctctcctctcccaccccacagccTGACCACCTCCCACTGGGCCTCTCCCATCTGCCCTCCTCTACGGGGACAGAGCGGTTGTGTACGAATCTGACCACATCATTCCTCCTGCTTTGACAGTCTTTCCAGCATGGCCACCACCCCCATTGCCCTCCACCTGGCCCCGCTGacctccccagcctcacccccacCCTCCTCATACCATCATAACACACCAAAGGGCTTGAGGATCTCTAACCAGACACATCACGCTGGTTCGTGCCGGGAGCTTTTggacatgctgttccctctgctggaatgcccttcctcccTCCGCTAGGACGCTTCCTCGAACCCCAGGGACAGCCTCAACCACATTCTCTGTGCGCCAGCCTCGCCTGTACCTCCGCCATTCTCCCCGAATTGGAGGGGTCCTCTCCGCGTGAGTCTGTAAGCCCTTCACGCACAGGGCGATGAGTCATCCAGCTCCCTGCTGCCTTCAATAAACGTTTGTTAAATGAGTGAAGGGGCGATGAGCTGCTTGACTGAAGGGACCGTGTCTCGTTTATCTGAATCTGAATCCTCCACCACACCTAGCCCAGGGAGTTCAGCATGGTGTTTCCTTGcttgtgtgttttgttgttttaactaATCCAGCCTAAAGGTcgtttgttcgtttttttaagGTATTCAGCAATTATTCTTTATTGTTACTGGAGCTGATAGATACTAAATCATTTAGGAGACACCATTTCATAGGTAGTATACATCCCTTAATCAACTTCATTGTTGGGGAGCTAGAATTCGAAAGAAGGAACATCGTGCCAGCCTCTTCAGCTTTCCAGGGGAACTTGGTACTTCTTCCCAAGGTTCCCACCCCCATCATACAGTGAGGGCACAGCGGCAGGAAGCTTGGGTCCGAACGGAATGGCGTTATGCAGATACACTGAATAAGGCCATATTACATATCTTTGGTTGACTCAGTCTCCCACCCAATAGTTTAAAAACTTCAGTTCACATGTGGGcaccttcattcattcttttatttgttcatctaaaaatagttattaagcACCATTTGTGGGTGCTTATCAGCTATCAGCATCCTTCCCAAGAGGGAAGCTTTGGGGAAACTGGTCATTCCATTTCTGGTACCTCCACAGAGCCTAAAGgtttttataggtgagaaaactttGGCTTAAAGAGGGAAGGGGACCTTCCAAACCCGCAGAAATAAGCTGAATCTGTGGGGGGCTGTGTCCCCCATGATCCCTGGAGAGCCTCCAAGCCCACCCCTGATTATTGAACAAGATCAGAGAGCCACCGCATCTTAGGTCAGGGTCCCTGGAAGCAGAGCCCGTGGCAGGAATTTGTGTGCGTGTAAGGAAGGAACAGAGGAAGCAGGATGGCGAGGGGGAGGAGCTGAGCAGGGTGTGTGTTCAGGGAAACTCAGCCTTAACCTGATTGATCCCCATGGGGTGAAGGGCATTTGGATCATAAGTCCCATCACAGCGTTGTCCCCCCGGAGGAAAGGACATCAGGCTTAGGAACTCCCATAGCCGTCAGTCATTGGTTTCACCCCAAGCAGGAGGGCTGGCAGGAGGGGTAGGTGGCTCCCATTCAGTCAAGGTCAATTCTCCAGGGGCAGCTATAAGCCATGAGTGGATGTCCCCCAGGAAAGGGGACATGGGCAGGGCACCGATACCATCCACTGAACTCCCGACCTCAAAAAACAAGGAGGCCCCCACTGCCAAGCTGTGACCACCCAACCCTGGGGAACATGGTGGCCCTCTCGACCAGTTCAGAACCAGACAGCCCCCAGCTGCTCAGCCCAAGGCAGCTCCCGCATG
Protein-coding regions in this window:
- the GJB4 gene encoding LOW QUALITY PROTEIN: gap junction beta-4 protein (The sequence of the model RefSeq protein was modified relative to this genomic sequence to represent the inferred CDS: inserted 1 base in 1 codon; substituted 2 bases at 2 genomic stop codons), with protein sequence MNWAFLRGVLNGVNKYFTALGHIWLSMVFIFRVLVXVVAAEELWDDEQKGFICNTRQPGCANICYNELFPVSHVRLWALQLIPVMCPSLLVVMRVVYHQERKRKHRLKHGPDIPFLYNNLDKNRGGLWWTDLLSLLVKAAVDSGFLYIFQRLYQDYDMPHVVACSELPXPRTADCYISRPAGKKVFTHFMVAAAMLNLSEVTHPVGKRCLETLGSRCRGSQRWTHLPETCPPYALSQGEHPXDGNSVLMKAGSSTVDAGEYP